In Anaerococcus prevotii DSM 20548, the genomic window CTTATGAGCTTATGGATAAGATGCGAGCATCCTTTGTAGTCATGGGCCCACTTCTTTCAAGATTCCACAAGGCCTATACCAGAGCACCAGGTGGTTGCAATATTGGTTCAAGGCCGATTGACCTTCACCTTAAGGGCTTCAACGCCTTGGGTGCAGATACTAGGATAAATGATGATGAGATTGCTATAGAAGCAAATGAGGGCTTGATAGGCGATGAAATTTACCTAGATTTCCCTTCGGTTGGAGCAACTCAAAATATTATCATGGCAGCCACCCTTGCGGAAGGTGAAACTGTAATAGAAAATGCGGCCAAGGAGCCTGAGATAGTAGACCTTGCATCCTTCCTATCCAAAATGGGGGCAAAGATCAAGGGAGCAGGAACTTCTACAATTACTATTACTGGTGTAGAAAAGCTTACAGGAACAAGACACACAATTATTCCTGATAGGGTAGAAGCAGCAACCTATATGCTAGCAGCTGCTATGACAAGAGGAGATGTGAAGATTACTAATGTAATAGGCTCTCACATCAGACCTGTTATAGCAAAGCTAATAGAAATCGGTGCAGATATTGAAGAAATCGAAGAAGAAGATATTATTTTTGTAAAGGCTTCAAATAGACTCAAGGCAACCAATATCCAAACTCTTCCATATCCGGGCTTTCCTACAGATGTGCAAGCACAGTTTATGGCCCTTCTAACCCTAAGCGACGGAGAAAGTAGGATTCAAGAAACTGTATTTGAAAATAGGTTCATGCATGTAGAAGAGCTTTCCAAGATGGGAGCTGCTATAGCAACTTCTGGAAACAGGGCTACGATTGCAGGAGTTGAGAAACTTCATGGAGCAAGTGTCAAGGCAACAGATCTAAGAGCTGGAGCTGCCCTTGTTATGGCAGGCCTGGTCGCTGAAGGAGAGACTAGAGTTTCTGAGATTTATCATATAGATAGGGGATATAGTAATCTCGTTGATAAGTTGACCAAGCTTGGAGCAGATATCAAAAGAGTTACAGTTGATTAATAGGAAACAAAATGAAGATTAAAGGCATAGTCACCAACATTATATTTAGAAACGACGAGAATGGATACACAATTATGGCTGTAGACACTTCAGATTCTGATATAACTTGTGTTGGGACTATGCCCTTTTTTAATGAGGGCGATAATGTCGAGATGGAAGGAGATATAGTCTATCACGACAAGTATGGTGAACAATTCAAAATATCTTCAATAAGACTTGTAAAGCCATCTTCTAGGGAAGCTGTCGTGAAATTTCTATCTTCTGGAAACCTAAAAGGTATTGGCAAAAAAACTGCTAGAGCTATCTTTGATGTTTTTGGCAAGGATTCTGTGGACATTGTCTATAATGACCCTGATAAGCTACTAAGGGTAGATGGAATTGGCAAGAAAAAGCTTGAAGATATAAAGCTTTCTGCAGAAGATACAAGAGACTCGAGAAGGGCAATCGAATACCTCCAAGGACTAAATTTATCCTATAATCTGTCTATGAAAATTTATAAAAAATACGGTGAATCGACAGTCGATGTAGTAAAGGCTAATCCCTATAAATTAATAGAAGATATAAGGGGAGTAGGCTTTACTATGGCCGACAACATAGCCATAAATATGCAGATGGACCTTACTTCCAAGTTTAGGATTTCTGCAGGAGTCTACTACATACTAAATACAGAGGCAGAATTTAACGGTCATACTTGTCTTAAATACAATACTCTGTCCCAAAAATCTGCCAATCTTTTAAAGCTTGAAGAAGGGAGAATAAAAGAAGTAATTAATGATGATATAATTGCTGGTAAATTAGTTTTGGTAGAAATTGAGGATATCAATTATATCTATAGTTCTAATCTCCTTAAGGCAGAAAAATCAGTAGCTATGGCTATAGCGAGTAAAATTAATGAAAAATATGGTTTCGATGTCAAAATCGACTATGATCTTTCTGTGTTCTCTGATGAACAAAAAATAGCAATAGAAAAAGCTTTTGAATCCATGGTCCTTGTTATAACTGGAGGTCCAGGTACAGGTAAGACTACTATAATAAATGCTATTTGTAAAATACTATCCCAAAACGGCCTATCCTATGCCTTAACAGCACCGACTGGAAGGGCGGCAAAGAGGATTAAGGAATCGACTGGAGAAGATGCTTACACCATACACAGGCTATTAGGTATAAGACCCGATGAAGTTGTAGCTGAGTTCAACGAGGAAAATCCCATAGATAAGGACTATATTATAGTCGATGAGACCAGTATGGTCGATATCTTCCTAATGAAAAATTTGATGGCAGCAATTGGAGATAAGACTGCGATAATCCTCGTTGGAGATAGCGACCAGTTACCTTCGGTTGGTCCGGGCAATGTTTTGAAGGATATTTTAAATACGAATGTTGAGTCTGTTAGACTTAAGAAAATATTTAGGCAAGCAGGTAAGTCTAATATCATTGTTAATGCCCACAGGATAAACCAAGGAAAATACCCTATCTTAAATGAAAAAGATAAGGACTTCTTCTTTATCGATACAGCTGCTTCCGACTTCATTTCTGTACTTACATCCTTGGTGAAAGAAAGACTTACAAAATATTATAATTTCGATCCCATTAAGGACATACAAATCCTATCCCCGTCCAAGAAGACTGATTGGGGAGTGGTCAATATTAATGATCATATCCAAGAATCTATTAACAAGGAGAAAAATCTATTAAAAATCAACAACAAGATTTTCAAATTAAATGACAAGGTCATGCAAGTTAGAAATAACTATGATCTTAAGTCAATTAATCACGAAGAGGATTATGACGAAGGTGTCTACAATGGTGATATTGGTATAATCGAAAATATTGATAAGATTGATGAGAGTCTCGATGTAAGATTTGATGATGGTAGACTAATCAGGTATAAGAAGGAAGATATAAAAGATTTGGACCTATCATATGCTATTACAATCCATAAGTCCCAGGGATCAGAATTTCCATGTGTCATTATTCCTATGATGCAGGTAGCACCGATGCTTCTTACGAGAAATCTCCTTTATACAGGAGTGACAAGAGCTAGGAAAATCGTAATTCTTCTAGGAAATAAGAAAATCCTAAAGACTATGGTGGACAATAATAAATCCAACAGGAGATTTACCAACCTTTCCTATTGGATAGGAGAAATGGAGAAGGTCATTGATGATTGATTTTTTGTTTTTGGATGAAGGACTTTGCTATTCTTGTAAGAAAGAAGATATTTATAAATACCATCTCTGCCCAAATTGCTTAGATAAGTTAGACTATATAGGAAATACCTTCAAGCTCTCAGGAAATACTTGTTACAGCTTATATTTTTATAATGACTTTATGAAAAAGTTAATTGGGGACTATAAGTTTAATAGGAATACTTCACTCAAAGAAGTCTTTTCAGAGATGCTATATCAATTTTTAATCGACAAGAATTTAACTGACTTTGATTACATCTTGGCCTCACCTTCATCTAGGAAGACTGTAAATAAAAGGGGATTTGACCATATTAATCTGATAGTAGATGGTTTTTCCAACAAGCTTGAAATCAAAAAACTAGTTGAATTTAAGAAGGTAAAAAATACCAAGTCTCAGCACACTTTAAATAGATTCGAGAGAAATGAAAATCTTAGGGGAGCTTTTAGACTAGATAAAGAAATAAAGGGATCGAAAATCCTACTCATAGATGATCTGATAACTACAGGAAATACTGCCTTAGAAACCATAAAAGAATTAAAAAATAGGGGAGCAAGTGAGGTCGTAACACTGGCTATTTGTTCAGAAAGAAGTGTAAATTAAAAGAGATGATGTGAAGAATTCCCATTAGGAGAAAGCTTATATCATCTCTTTTTATTATTTTCTTTTAGATGGTCTAACCATACTTACATCTAGGAGATTAATTGCCTCATCGTCAATTATTCCATCGTCATATTGTTTCTTCTGCATAGAGGCTGAAAGGGCAAGGCCAATATTTATCAAACTAATTAGCTGGAAGGTTCCACCATATGAGAAAAATGGAAGTGGAATTCCAGTAACTGGCATAAGTCCTATGGTCATTGCAATATTTTCAAATATATGAATGAACAAAAGTCCCGCAATTCCTGTAAGCATGATTGTAATAAAAGTATTACGTGAGGTCTTTGCGATAATTACAAGTCTCATAATTACTATCGCGAAAAGTGCTATTACAATAATCGCTCCCAAAAATCCTAGCTCTTCAGCAAGAACTGAGAAAATAAAGTCAGTTTCTTTTTCAGGAATATATCCATATTGAGACTGAGTTCCCTTTAGATATCCACGGCCAGTAAGCATACCTGAACCTATGGCTATAAGACCTTGTTGTTGTTGCCAGTTACTTCCTGAAGTATCCCTTGATGGGTCGAGGAAGTTTTCGATTCTATCAAGCCTATATCCAGAAAGATTGGTTAAGACGAAAAATCCTACAATTGCTGCAAGTCCAGCAAAAATACCAATCCATTTCCAAGAAATTCCTCCAATGAAAATCATAGCAGATACAAAGAATACATATACCATAGCTGTACCAAAGTCAGGCTGTAAGAGAATAAGGCCTATTGGAAGGCCTGCCATAGCGATAACCTTTAATAAAGTCAGCTTGTCATTTATATCAAACTTATGCTTATCAAGAAAAGCAGCAAGGGAGAAAATTATTCCTACCTTGGCAATCTCAGAAGGCTGGAAGGAAAATGATCCTATATAAACCCAGGACTTCGCCCCCCACTCATCAAGACCTCGACCAAAAACTAAGGTTAAGAGCAAGAGAACAATCATCACCCCATAAACACCTAAGTAAGATCTCTTAATAAAGTCCAAATCAATTGTACATAGGACTAATATAATTACAAATCCCAATATTGTAGCAAAAAGTTGAGTCAGTATGGGCCTAATATTTCCACCGTAGGCTGAATATAAAACGACTAGACCAATTACGCTTAAGGCAATTGTTGCAAACAGAAGCATAAGGTCAAGCTCTTTCAAATCTTTTTTCTTTAAATTAAACATTTAATCACTCCAATTCTTCATTTATTATATAACATGAGCCAGTCTTTATCAATCAAATGTTATTTACCAGTCGAAGAGTATAATAAATTTGAGGTGATAGTATTTTAGATTCTAAAAAAATTAAAGAACTTTTGGAAATTCTAGATAGGATGTATCCAGATGTGGATTACTCTATGCTAAATTTTACGACTCCTTTTGAACTTTTAATAGCTACAATCCTTTCGGCCCAATCGACTGATGTTAGGGTCAATAAGGTTACAAGCGTGATGTTTAAGGATATGAATACAGCGGAAGAATTTGCAAAAGCCGATATTAAAACAATAGAAAATTATATAAGGACAGTTGGAATATATAAAAATAAGGCTAAAAATATATCTGCTACAAGCAAGATCTTGTGTAGTGATTATAACGGAGAGGTACCAGCAGATATAAAAGAGCTTATGAAGCTTCCGGGAGTTGGGAGAAAGACAGCAAATGTAGTGGCATCCAATGCCTTTAATATCCCTGCAATTGCTGTAGATACTCATGTGTTTAGGGTATCTAATAGACTGGGACTTGCAGATGCTAAAAACGTAGAAAAGACTGAAAAACAATTGATGGAAAATATTCCCAAAGAAAGATGGAGAAAGACCCACCATCAATTAATAACCCATGGTAGGGCCCTTTGTAAGGCAAGAGGCCCAATATGCGAAGAGTGTGACCTTAATGTAGTCTGCGAATTTTATAGGAGAGATCATGATTAGAATATTTGCCCTAGATATGGATGGAACGCTTTTAGATTCTAATTCGAAACTTTCTGAGGATAATATTAAAGCCCTAAGAGATTTAGAAAGCACGGGCGTTAGGGTAGTTCTTGCTAGTGGCAGAGTATTTAAGTCTGTCTTATATTTTGCAAGTAAAATCAGTAGCGATCCTTGTGTGATTGCAAACAATGGAGCTATCCTCGGATCTGATTATAATAATTTATTCTTTGAAAATCCCATAGATGATGAATATTTAGATAGGCTTTATGATTTAGCCTTAGAAAATGGCTTGGATTTTCATTTTTACGATTTAGACACTTATTATTCAAATAAATTGAAAATAGAAAAACTCGACCATCTCCGTAAGGAAAATGATAATGAATATACTACAAATATATTGATTTCAGATGATCCTTTAAGAGAGCTTAGAGCAAAAAATCACAAGGCTTACAAATTTCAAATTAACAAGACTAATGATCATCCTCTTGGAAGTGAGGGGATTAGTAAGCTAGTTAGAGACGAATTTTCTGATAGCTTATATATGACTTCATCTTTTGGTGGAGTTCTTGAATTGATGAGTAAGGGTGTATCCAAGTTTGATACCCTTCTAGCCCTTGCAGATAAAATTGGATTTACTAGAGAAAATATAGCTGCAATTGGCGATGGTCTCAATGATTTGGAAATGATAAAGGGAAGCAAGCTTTCTTTTGCTATGGGAAATGGAAGAGAAGAGCTCAAGGAAATTGCAAGCCATATAGTTTCTGATAATAATTCAGGAGCAATAAGAGAAGCTTGTGAAATAATAAAGGAATATAACCGTGTTTAATATAGTATTAATCTCGCCAGAGCATCCTGGAAATGTAGGGAATATCGGAAGGACTTGTGTCCTAACAGAATCCCGTCTCCACTTGATTAGACCCTTCAAGTTCGATTTTTCTGATAGATTTTTGAAAAGAGCGGGTATAGATTATTGGGAACATGTTGATCTTGTAATCCACGATAGTCTAGAAGAATTTATGGACTATGTAAAGGATAAAAGATATTTCCTAATAGAAACTGGAACTCAGAAAAAATATTCAGATGTAAATTTTGAAGATGGAGATTTTTTGATATTTGGTAGGGAAAAAGAAGGAATACCAGATGATTTGCTTAATGAGAACAAGGAAAAAATTATAACTATCCCTATGACAAAAAAGATAGATAGGTCCTTAAACCTAGCTAACTCTGTTAGTATAGTTTTATACGAAGCCTTAAGGCAAGATGGATTTAAATTTTAGGAGGATAAATGTACGATATAATTATAATTGGAGGAGGTCCAGCAGGACTTACCGCAGGACTTTATGCAGGAAGAAGTAAGCTTAAGACACTTATTATTGAAAAAGCAGTAGCTGGTGGACAGATTTCTGGAACAGCCTTTGTTGAAAACTACCCAGGATCAATAGATGAAGCAACAGGAATGGGTCTTTCTGAAAGGATGCTCGAGCAAGCGGAAGAATTTTGTGAAATAAAGTATGAAGATGTTAAGGAAGTAGAGCTTGATGGCAAGGTTAAAAAAATAAAGACTGATGGCGGAGAATATGAGGCCAAAGTAGTTATCATTTCATCAGGTGCTACCCACAGAAAATTAGATGTTCCAGGCGAGAAAGAATTCGCCAATAAGGGAGTATCCTACTGTGCCACATGTGATGGACCATTTTATACGGGTCTTGACATATTTGTAGTTGGTGGAGGAGATTCTGCCCTTGAGGAGGCAACCTATCTTACCAAATTCGCTAAATCTGTGACAATAATTCACAGAAGAGACGAATTTAGGGCAAGTGGGGTAGTCGTGGACAAGATTAAGGAAAATCCAAAAATCAAATTAGAACTTGATGCAGTTGTTAAAGAAATCAAGGGAGATAAGGAAGCAGAATCTCTTATAATAGAAAATACTAAGACCGGAGAGAAAAAAGAATTAAAATCTGATGATAATTCTCCAATTGGGGTATTTATATTTATAGGATATATTCCACAAACTGAGATATTCGAAGGCAAGATTGAAATGAACCATGGTTATATCCTAACTGATGAGGATATGAAGACTAATATCGAAGGTGTATTTGCAGTAGGCGATACCAGAGAAAAGAAGGTTAGACAGATGGTTACAGCGGCTGGAGATGGATGTATTGCAGCAGTCCTTGCGAATAGATATCTCGAAGGAAGCAATTGGTAAAATAATGTTGACAATTTTCTAACAAATAAGTAAAGTAATATTTGTAGAAAGAATTAATTAGGAGGAAATAATGGCAACAAAAGTAGCAATTAATGGATTTGGTAGAATCGGACGTCTTACACTAAGAAGAATCGCCGAAGTTGAAGAAAATATCGAAGTTGTAGCAATCAACGACCTTATTGACAAAAAAGGTCTTCTATATGCTTTCAAATACGATACAGCACAAGGTAGATTTAACGGAGACGCTGAACTAACAGATGACGGATTCAAAATAAACGGCAAAGACATCAAAGTATTTGCTGAAAGAAACCCAGAAGACCTTCCATGGGGAGAACTTGGAGTTGATATAGTACTAGAATGTACAGGATTCTTTACAGAAAAAGAAAAAGCAGAAGCTCACATCAAAGCAGGAGCTAAAAAAGTACTAATCTCTGCACCAGGTAAGGGTGATCTAAAAACTATCGTATACGGAGTAAACCACGAAATCCTTGATGGATCTGAAACAGTTGTTTCTGGAGCAAGCTGTACAACAAACTGCTTAGCACCAATGGTTAACGTATTAAAGAATGAATTCGGATTTGTTTCAGGACAAATGTCTACAATCCACGCATACACAGCTACTCAAGCTATCCAAGATACACCAGCTTCTAAGAAAGACTTAAGAGGCGGTAGAGCTGCAGCACAAAACACAATCCCTGCATCAACAGGAGCTGCTAAGGCTGTAGGTAAAGTACTTCCAGAAGTAGAAGGAAAGATTGATGGATCAGCTCTAAGAGTTCCAACAATTACAGGATCAATTACAGAACTTTACTCAGTACTTGAAAAGAAAGTAACTGTAGAAGAAGTAAACGCAGCTATGAAGAAATACTCAAGTGATGCATTTGCTTACACAGAAGATGACATTGTATCAAGTGATATAGTAGGTTATCCAGCTGGTTCAGTTTTCGACTCTCAACTAACAAAAATCGTTGAAGGTGCAGACGGAACACAAGTTGTAAAAACTGTTGCTTGGTATGACAACGAAATGGGATACGTTTCTAACCTAGTTAGAACACTAGACTATCTAGCAAATCTTTAAGAGTTAATAAAGGCGGGGGATAGCTTCCGCCTTTTTTTAACGGAAATATGAGGAGTAATATGAACAAAAAAACTGTAAAAGACTTAGACGTAAAGGGTAAAAAAGTACTAGTAAGAGTTGATTTCAACGTACCTTTATCAAAAGAAAATAATGAAGAAATTGCTGATGATACAAGAATTAGAGCAGCTCTTCCAACAATTGATTACCTACTAGAAAATGACGCTAAGGTAATCCTTATGAGCCACTTAGGTAGACCAAAGGGTGAAGCTAAGCCAGAATTTGCTCTAAAACCTGTAGCAGATTGGCTAGAGAATCACTACAAAGATAAATTCCACTTTTTCCCAAGCCCAGAAGTTGTAGATGATAAGGTTAAAGAAGAAGTAGCAAATCTTAAGGAAGGTGAAGTTTGCCTAATAGAAAATACAAGATATGTTGCTGGTGAAACTAAAAACGACCCTGAATTTGCTAAAAAACTTGCATCTCTTGCAGACCTATATGTAAATGATGCCTTCGGAACGAGTCATAGAGCACACGCATCTAACGTTGGTGTAGCAAGCATCCTTCCTTCAGCTGTAGGTTTTCTAATCGAAAAAGAAATTGAAGTAATGGGTAAGGCACTAGAAGCACCAGAACATCCGTTTGTATCAATCTTAGGTGGAGCTAAGGTATCTGATAAGATTGGTGTAATCGAAAATCTTATCACTAAAGTTGATACAATTTTAATTGGTGGTGGAATGGCTTATACCTTCCTCAAAGCTCAAGGAAAAGAAATAGGTAAATCTCTTCTTGAAGAAGATAAAATGGACCTATCCCTAGAACTAATCAAGAAAGCTGAAGCTAATAACGTAGAGATCCTACTACCAGTAGATGTTGTTATAGCAGATGAAATCAAGGCAGGTGCTGAAACTGAGATAGTTGATATTGACTCTATCCCAGAAGATAAGGAAGCCCTAGATATAGGACCAAAAACTGCAGAACTTTTCGCATCAAAAATCAAAGAAGCGAAGACTGTTGTTTGGAATGGACCAATGGGAGTATTTGAAATAAAAGAATTCGCAGATGGTACAAACAAAGTTGCAGCAGCCCTTGCAGAATCAGATGCAATTACAATAGTAGGTGGAGGAGACTCTGCACTTGCAATTGAACTTGCAGGTCTAAAAGATAAGATCACTCACGTATCAACTGGTGGTGGAGCAAGCTTGGAATTCTTAGAAGGAAAAGATCTACCAGGAATATCATCAATAGAAGATAAGTAAGGAGATATAATGCGTAAACCAGTAATTGTTGGAAACTGGAAAATGAACATGACAGTTTCTGAAGCAGAAAAACTACTAGACGAAATTAAAGACTTAGACCTAGATACAGAAGTAGAAGCAGGAGTTTGTACACCAGCTATTGATCTTCTAGTTGCTAAAGAAAAACTAGCAGGAACAAACGTAGGCTTTGGTGGACAAAATATGTACTTCGAAGAAAGTGGAGCATTCACAGGAGAAATATCTCCAACAATGTTAACTGATATCGGAGCAAAATATGTAATCTTAGGTCACTCTGAAAGACGTGAATACTTCAAAGAATGTGATTGCCTAATTAACAAAAAGGTAAAAGCAGCCCTAGACCACGACCTAGTACCAATCCTTTGCTGTGGTGAAACTCTTGAAGAAAGAGAAGCTAACGAACACGAAGCAAAAGTTAAGGGACAAATAGAAAAAGATCTTAAGGACGTTTCAGCAGAAGATATAGAAAAAGTAATTATTGCCTACGAACCAATCTGGGCAATAGGTACAGGTAAAACTGCATCAAGTGAAGATGCCGATGCTATGTGCGGATATATCAGAAGCTTAATAGCAGAAAAATACGGCAAAGATGCTGCTGAAAAAATCAGAATCCAATATGGTGGTTCTGTAAAACCAAACAATGTAGTAGAATTGATGGGCAAGGAAAATATTGATGGAGCCCTAGTTGGTGGAGCAAGCCTTAAGGCAGAAGATTTCAAAGCTTTAGTTAATTTTAATAAATAAGGAGATATAAATGAGTTTAATAACAGATGTATATGCAAGACAAATCCTTGATTCAAGAGGAAACCCAACAGTAGAAGTAGAAGTTTATACAGAAGATGGTGGATTTGGTAGAGCAAGCGTGCCATCAGGTGCTTCAACTGGTGAATGGGAAGCTGTTGAGCTTAGAGATGGTGACAAAAACTACTATCTTGGAAAATCAGTTCTTAAAGCAGTTGAAAATGTAAATGAAATCATAGCTGTAGAATTAGAATTCACTTATGACGTTACAGACCAAATTGGTATTGACAATGCAATGATCGAACTTGATGGAACAGAAAACAAGGGTAAACTTGGTGCTAACGCAATCCTTGGTGTTTCTCTTGCAGTTGCAAAAGCAGCAGCTAATGAACTTGGTGTTCCTCTATACAACTACATTGGTGGAACAAACGCTAAACTTCTTCCAACTCCAATGATGAACATTCTAAATGGTGGAGAACACGCAGACAACTCTGTAGATATCCAAGAATTCATGATCTTCCCACTTGGAGCAGAAAGCTTCGCTCACGCTCTACAAATGGGTACAGAAGTATTCCATAGCCTAAAATCAGTTCTTTCATCTAAAGGCTACAACACAGCTGTAGGTGATGAAGGTGGATTCGCTCCAAACCTTAAATCAAACGAAGAAGCTCTAGAAATTATCTGCGAAGCTATCAAGGCTGCAGGTTATGAACCAGGCAAGGACGTTTATATAGCAATGGACTGTGCTTCAAGCGAATTCTACAACAAGGAAGATGGTAAATACCACCTTGATGGAGAAGGTACTGTTAAGACAGAAGACGAAATGATCGACTGGCTTGAAGAATTAGTAGAAAAATATCCAATCATCTCAATCGAAGATGGTCTTGATGAAAACGACTGGGAAGGTTGGGCAAAACTTACAGAAAGACTTGGAAACAAAGTTCAACTTGTAGGTGATGACCTATTCGTAACAAATACAAAGAAACTTGAAAAAGGTATCAAGGAAGGCGTTGCTAACTCAATCCTAATCAAAGTTAACCAAATCGGTTCTCTAACAGAAACACTTAACGCTATCGAAATGGCTAAGGAAGCAGGATACACTGCAGTAGTTTCTCACAGATCAGGTGAAACAGAAGACGTTACAATTGCAGACCTTGTTGTTGCAGTAAACGCTGGACAAATCAAAACAGGTGCTCCTTCAAGAACAGACAGAGTTGCTAAATACAACCAACTTCTAAGAATTGAAGATGAACTTGCTGATGATGCTAAATTCAAAGGAATCAAAGCATTCTACAACATCAACAAATAATATTACTAAAGATGGCCTCTAGGGGCTGTCTTTTTTTGCCAAAAATATAGGGGAATTTATAATTTGATTTTTAGAGGAAATAGCTATCCAATTTATCACTTTTGTTGAAATAATAGTTAATTTATGGTATTATAACATAGTACGAATCGGAGGTGTCTATATGGTAAATTTCTTAGCGATTGTTCTAGTTATTGCATCAATAATCATCATAGCTGCAGTAACATTACAAGATCCTAAAACAGAAGGACTAGGAGCTCTTTCAGGAACCCAAACAAATGTTTTTGGTAGAAGCGCTCACAAGTCAAAAAACGAAACGTTAGACAAAGTAGCTATCACAGGTGGAGTAATTTTATTTGTAGCTAGTCTAATCATGATAGCAATTAACTAATAAGGGGTAAGCTATATATATAGCTTAGCCTCTTTTTTAATATAGACAACAGGAGAAATTATGAATCTAAAAGATATAATATTAAATATAGTATATGATGAAAATTATCTGCCAATGACATTTAAGGAATTAGATAAGTATCTTAAGGTGGACAAATATACTAGAAAGGCTGTTAGAGATATCATAAAAGACTTGGAGAAAGAAAATAAAATTCGAGTTTCCAATAAAAAGAGAATTATGCCTCTAACAGATGATGAGATTAATCTAATTGGTAAAATATCCATGGCTCAAGCTGGGTATGGATTTTTTATTTCCGATAATAGAGATTTCGAAGATGTTTTTATAAAAAGAGACAATATGAATAAGGCCCACAATAATGATAGGGTCAAAATCGAGCTTATTAAGAGAAAAGAGAAGGGAAGAAAGGCCGAGGGAAGAGTAATAGAAATTATTGAAAGAGCTAAAGATGAAATAGTTGGAAGCTTTCAAAAAAATAAGGGCTTTGGCTTTGTAATTCCAGACGATAGAAGTTACGGTGAAGATATATTTATAGCTGAAAAGTTCTTTAATAAGGCAAAAAATAAGGATAAGGTAGTTGTTGAGATTATAAATTATCCAAAAGACGGTAAACCTGAAGGAAGAATTAAGGAAATTATCGGCGGTAAGAACGATAAGAATATTGAAATCCTATCTCTCATCAGGGCCCACGGCCTTCCTTACCAATTCTCAAAGGAGACTAAGAAGGAAAGTCTTTACGTAAAGGATACGGTTAATGAAATAGAACTTGAAGGAAGGAAGGACTTAAGAGATCTCTTCACAGTTACGATTGATGGTAGAGATTCCAAGGACTTTGATGATGCTATTTCTATAGAGAAAAATGGAGAAAACTATGACTTGTATGTTCATATTGCAGACGTTGCCCACTATGTTAAAAAAGGAACTGCCATCGATAATGACGCCTATGAGAGGGGAAACTCTACTTATCTATTTAATATC contains:
- a CDS encoding tRNA (cytidine(34)-2'-O)-methyltransferase; the encoded protein is MFNIVLISPEHPGNVGNIGRTCVLTESRLHLIRPFKFDFSDRFLKRAGIDYWEHVDLVIHDSLEEFMDYVKDKRYFLIETGTQKKYSDVNFEDGDFLIFGREKEGIPDDLLNENKEKIITIPMTKKIDRSLNLANSVSIVLYEALRQDGFKF
- the gap gene encoding type I glyceraldehyde-3-phosphate dehydrogenase; its protein translation is MATKVAINGFGRIGRLTLRRIAEVEENIEVVAINDLIDKKGLLYAFKYDTAQGRFNGDAELTDDGFKINGKDIKVFAERNPEDLPWGELGVDIVLECTGFFTEKEKAEAHIKAGAKKVLISAPGKGDLKTIVYGVNHEILDGSETVVSGASCTTNCLAPMVNVLKNEFGFVSGQMSTIHAYTATQAIQDTPASKKDLRGGRAAAQNTIPASTGAAKAVGKVLPEVEGKIDGSALRVPTITGSITELYSVLEKKVTVEEVNAAMKKYSSDAFAYTEDDIVSSDIVGYPAGSVFDSQLTKIVEGADGTQVVKTVAWYDNEMGYVSNLVRTLDYLANL
- a CDS encoding phosphoglycerate kinase, producing MNKKTVKDLDVKGKKVLVRVDFNVPLSKENNEEIADDTRIRAALPTIDYLLENDAKVILMSHLGRPKGEAKPEFALKPVADWLENHYKDKFHFFPSPEVVDDKVKEEVANLKEGEVCLIENTRYVAGETKNDPEFAKKLASLADLYVNDAFGTSHRAHASNVGVASILPSAVGFLIEKEIEVMGKALEAPEHPFVSILGGAKVSDKIGVIENLITKVDTILIGGGMAYTFLKAQGKEIGKSLLEEDKMDLSLELIKKAEANNVEILLPVDVVIADEIKAGAETEIVDIDSIPEDKEALDIGPKTAELFASKIKEAKTVVWNGPMGVFEIKEFADGTNKVAAALAESDAITIVGGGDSALAIELAGLKDKITHVSTGGGASLEFLEGKDLPGISSIEDK
- a CDS encoding Cof-type HAD-IIB family hydrolase — protein: MIRIFALDMDGTLLDSNSKLSEDNIKALRDLESTGVRVVLASGRVFKSVLYFASKISSDPCVIANNGAILGSDYNNLFFENPIDDEYLDRLYDLALENGLDFHFYDLDTYYSNKLKIEKLDHLRKENDNEYTTNILISDDPLRELRAKNHKAYKFQINKTNDHPLGSEGISKLVRDEFSDSLYMTSSFGGVLELMSKGVSKFDTLLALADKIGFTRENIAAIGDGLNDLEMIKGSKLSFAMGNGREELKEIASHIVSDNNSGAIREACEIIKEYNRV
- the tpiA gene encoding triose-phosphate isomerase, whose protein sequence is MRKPVIVGNWKMNMTVSEAEKLLDEIKDLDLDTEVEAGVCTPAIDLLVAKEKLAGTNVGFGGQNMYFEESGAFTGEISPTMLTDIGAKYVILGHSERREYFKECDCLINKKVKAALDHDLVPILCCGETLEEREANEHEAKVKGQIEKDLKDVSAEDIEKVIIAYEPIWAIGTGKTASSEDADAMCGYIRSLIAEKYGKDAAEKIRIQYGGSVKPNNVVELMGKENIDGALVGGASLKAEDFKALVNFNK
- the trxB gene encoding thioredoxin-disulfide reductase, yielding MYDIIIIGGGPAGLTAGLYAGRSKLKTLIIEKAVAGGQISGTAFVENYPGSIDEATGMGLSERMLEQAEEFCEIKYEDVKEVELDGKVKKIKTDGGEYEAKVVIISSGATHRKLDVPGEKEFANKGVSYCATCDGPFYTGLDIFVVGGGDSALEEATYLTKFAKSVTIIHRRDEFRASGVVVDKIKENPKIKLELDAVVKEIKGDKEAESLIIENTKTGEKKELKSDDNSPIGVFIFIGYIPQTEIFEGKIEMNHGYILTDEDMKTNIEGVFAVGDTREKKVRQMVTAAGDGCIAAVLANRYLEGSNW